From a region of the Myxococcus stipitatus genome:
- a CDS encoding efflux RND transporter periplasmic adaptor subunit, with translation MWVAAVLAAVVTTGCGKGANKPALPETQQGSNAVGVKAITPATELEASVTRVTGQIRSKQEATLSPQATGTIAKMLVKVGDRVKKGQTLAVLDTSNVAIAVEQARAVKAAADAALQLATSNLERTRKVAEGGGIAAAGLDQAEIGQKQAAAQAAQAAAAVKMAEENLRDMSILAPFDGVITARLKNLGDTVAMTPPTAVFTLVDITGLEVRALVPESVVDKVKPGAKTAGTLSPSGVRFEATVTTVGSVVDTTNRTVEVLADVAGDEKTVLRPGALVDLDFSSVSQPEDTKGLFLPTQAVSARGQEGFVWVVQDGTVRKRDVRVERILPGYVRVLQGLSADERVLADSSLDVKEGTAVRVVQ, from the coding sequence ATGTGGGTGGCCGCGGTGCTGGCGGCGGTGGTTACGACGGGGTGCGGCAAGGGTGCGAACAAGCCTGCGCTTCCGGAGACGCAGCAGGGCTCCAACGCGGTGGGCGTGAAGGCCATCACCCCGGCGACGGAGCTGGAGGCCAGCGTCACGCGCGTGACGGGGCAGATCCGCTCCAAGCAGGAGGCCACGCTCAGCCCCCAGGCCACGGGCACCATCGCGAAGATGCTGGTCAAGGTGGGCGACCGGGTGAAGAAGGGCCAGACGCTGGCGGTGCTGGACACCTCCAACGTGGCCATCGCCGTGGAGCAGGCCCGCGCGGTGAAGGCGGCCGCTGACGCGGCGCTCCAGCTGGCGACCTCCAACCTCGAGCGCACGCGCAAGGTGGCCGAGGGTGGCGGCATCGCCGCGGCCGGGTTGGACCAGGCGGAGATCGGCCAGAAGCAGGCCGCCGCCCAGGCGGCGCAGGCCGCCGCCGCCGTGAAGATGGCGGAGGAGAACCTGCGGGACATGTCCATCCTGGCGCCGTTCGACGGCGTCATCACCGCGCGCCTGAAGAACCTGGGCGACACGGTGGCGATGACGCCGCCCACGGCGGTCTTCACGCTGGTGGACATCACCGGCCTGGAGGTGCGCGCGCTGGTTCCGGAGTCCGTGGTGGACAAGGTGAAGCCGGGCGCCAAGACGGCGGGCACGCTGAGCCCCAGCGGCGTTCGCTTCGAGGCCACCGTCACCACGGTGGGCTCCGTCGTGGACACCACCAACCGCACGGTGGAGGTGCTCGCGGACGTGGCCGGTGACGAGAAGACGGTGCTGCGCCCCGGCGCGCTGGTGGACCTGGACTTCTCCTCCGTGAGCCAGCCCGAGGACACCAAGGGCCTGTTCCTCCCCACCCAGGCCGTCTCGGCCCGGGGCCAGGAGGGCTTCGTGTGGGTCGTGCAGGACGGCACCGTGCGCAAGCGCGACGTGCGCGTCGAGCGCATCCTCCCCGGTTACGTGCGAGTGCTCCAGGGCCTCAGCGCGGATGAGCGCGTGCTCGCCGACTCCTCCCTGGACGTGAAGGAGGGGACGGCCGTCCGCGTGGTGCAGTGA
- a CDS encoding acyl-CoA dehydrogenase family protein, translating to MPNPFTEEHEAFRKTVRAFVDKEMAPYGLEWDRAGIFPRELFKKCGELGFLGINHDPRYGGSGLDYWYVTAFCEELSHARNAGVNMALLVQSQMATPIINEIGTDEQKREFLEPALKGEKIAALGVSEPGCGSDVASLKTTARRDGDDYVINGSKMWITNGTRADFITLAVRTGEAGYGGISLVTFPTDVKGFSVSKKLDKVGNLSSDTAILFFEDCRIPARYVLGEENEGFYHIMTNFQGERLVGSITTVSGMERMMEDAIQYGNEREAFGRPLMKFQVWRHKFVEHLTAIEAAKRLTYHAVDLYDRKENPVKEISMAKLFAGDLAQRVAYDTQQFFGGMGYIEETPIARMWRDVRLITIGGGTSEVMKEILSKLYGF from the coding sequence ATGCCGAATCCCTTCACCGAGGAACACGAGGCCTTCCGCAAGACGGTGCGAGCCTTCGTGGACAAGGAGATGGCGCCGTACGGGTTGGAGTGGGACCGGGCGGGCATCTTCCCGAGGGAGCTGTTCAAGAAGTGCGGTGAGCTGGGGTTCCTCGGCATCAACCACGACCCGAGGTACGGCGGCAGCGGTCTGGACTACTGGTACGTGACGGCGTTCTGCGAGGAGCTCAGCCACGCTCGCAACGCGGGCGTGAACATGGCGCTGCTGGTGCAGAGCCAGATGGCCACGCCCATCATCAACGAGATCGGCACGGACGAGCAGAAGCGCGAGTTCCTGGAGCCGGCGCTCAAGGGAGAGAAGATCGCCGCGCTGGGCGTGAGCGAGCCGGGGTGTGGCTCGGACGTGGCGAGCCTCAAGACGACGGCGCGCCGGGACGGGGATGACTACGTCATCAACGGCTCGAAGATGTGGATCACCAACGGCACGCGGGCGGACTTCATCACCCTGGCGGTGCGCACGGGCGAGGCGGGCTACGGCGGCATCTCCCTGGTGACGTTCCCCACGGACGTGAAGGGGTTCAGCGTCTCCAAGAAGCTGGACAAGGTGGGCAACCTGTCCTCGGACACGGCCATCCTCTTCTTCGAGGACTGCCGCATCCCCGCCCGCTACGTGCTGGGCGAGGAGAACGAGGGCTTCTACCACATCATGACGAACTTCCAGGGCGAGCGCCTGGTGGGCTCCATCACCACGGTGTCCGGCATGGAGCGGATGATGGAGGACGCCATCCAGTACGGCAACGAGCGCGAGGCGTTCGGCAGGCCGCTGATGAAGTTCCAGGTGTGGCGCCACAAGTTCGTGGAGCACCTGACGGCCATCGAGGCGGCGAAGCGGCTGACGTACCACGCGGTGGACCTCTACGACCGGAAGGAGAACCCGGTGAAGGAGATCTCCATGGCGAAGCTGTTCGCCGGCGACCTGGCCCAGCGCGTGGCCTACGACACCCAGCAGTTCTTCGGAGGCATGGGCTACATCGAGGAGACGCCCATCGCGCGCATGTGGCGCGACGTGCGCCTCATCACCATCGGCGGCGGCACCTCCGAGGTGATGAAGGAGATCCTCTCCAAGCTCTACGGCTTCTGA